Proteins encoded together in one Carya illinoinensis cultivar Pawnee chromosome 3, C.illinoinensisPawnee_v1, whole genome shotgun sequence window:
- the LOC122304393 gene encoding uncharacterized protein LOC122304393 yields MATKLRQLQSKACQATQFVSKHGGAYYKQLLEQNKQYIQEPPTVEKCNLLSKQLFYTRLASIPGRYEAFWKEVDYVKHLWKHRQELKVEDAGIAALFGLECFAWFCAGEIVGRGFTITGYHV; encoded by the exons ATGGCAACAAAGTTGCGGCAGTTACAATCTAAGGCTTGTCAAGCAACGCAGTTCGTCTCCAAACATGGAGGTGCTTACTACAAGCAGTTGTTGGAGCAGAACAAACAATACATTCAGGAGCCACCTACAGTGGAGAAATGCAACCTCTTGTCAAAGCAATTGTTTTACACTCGACTTGCTAG TATTCCTGGCCGTTACGAGGCATTCTGGAAGGAAGTTGATTATGTGAAGCATTTATGGAAGCACAGGCAGGAGCTGAAGGTTGAAGATGCTGGTATTGCAGCTTTATTTGGGCTGGAATGCTTTGCATGGTTTTGTGCTGGGGAGATTGTGGGAAGGGGTTTTACTATCACTGGTTACCATGTCTGA